A window from Montipora capricornis isolate CH-2021 chromosome 7, ASM3666992v2, whole genome shotgun sequence encodes these proteins:
- the LOC138056525 gene encoding solute carrier family 25 member 3-like, which produces MFSRFSETARNSPFATPFSVAKCSSEPATSQTRSSRIMAAPSEQYSCEFGSTKYYAYCGFGGILSCGLTHTAVVPLDLVKCRIQVDPAKYGNIVNGFKVTLREDGARGLAKGWAPTFIGYSMQGLCKFGFYEVFKILYGNMLGEENTYLFRTSLYLAASASAEFFADIALAPMEAVKVRIQTQPGWANTLREGVPKLWGEEGVRGFYKGLPPLWMRQIPYTMMKFACFERTVEFLYKHVVPKPRSDCSKPEQLVVTFAAGYIAGVFCAIVSHPADTVVSKLNNDVGSTPIQAARDLGMKGLWKGLGPRIIMIGTLTALQWFIYDSVKVFFRLPRPPPPEEPESLKQKRLLKQQQAA; this is translated from the exons ATGTTTTCTAGATTTTCAGAAACAGCAAGAAACAGTCCGTTTGCTACTCCATTCAGTGTGGCGAAATGCTCATCAGAGCCGGCAACATCACAAACCCGTTCGAGCCGGATCATGGCGGCTCCAA GTGAACAATATAGCTGTGAATTTGGTAGTACAAAGTATTATGCATATTGTGGATTTGGTGGAATTCTAAGCTGTGGTCTCACTCACACGGCTGTTGTGCCTCTTGATCTGGTCAAATGTAGAATCCAG GTAGACCCAGCGAAATATGGAAACATTGTAAATGGTTTCAAGGTCACCCTTCGCGAGGATGGAGCCCGTGGGTTAGCCAAGGGCTGGGCACCAACTTTCATTGGTTATTCCATGCAGGGTCTTTGTAAATTTGGATTCTACGAAGTGTTTAAAATCCTTTACGGCAATATGCTTGGAGAG GAAAATACATATCTCTTTAGAACATCGCTGTACTTAGCAGCATCAGCCAGTGCAGAGTTCTTCGCAGACATTGCTCTTGCTCCAATGGAAGCTGTAAAGGTTCGAATTCAGACCCAACCTGGCTGGGCCAACACCCTTCGTGAGGGTGTGCCAAAACTCTGGGGAGAAGAAGGGGTCAGAGG ATTTTACAAAGGGCTTCCTCCATTGTGGATGCGACAGATCCCCTATACCATGATGAAATTTGCCTGTTTTGAGCGAACTGTTGAATTCCTGTACAAACATGTTGTACCCAAACCAAG gagTGACTGCTCCAAGCCTGAACAACTTGTTGTCACATTTGCTGCTGGTTATATTG ctggCGTTTTCTGTGCCATTGTGTCACATCCTGCAGACACAGTGGTGTCTAAACTTAATAATGACGTTGGTAGCACACCAATCCAGGCTGCACGTGACCTGGGAATGAAGG GTCTGTGGAAGGGTCTAGGACCCCGTATCATTATGATCGGTACACTGACCGCCCTTCAGTGGTTCATCTATGACTCGGTCAAAGTGTTCTTCCGTCTGCCCCGTCCACCACCCCCTGAGGAGCCCGAGAGTCTCAAACAGAAACGCCTTCTGAAACAACAGCAAGCAGCTTGA